One Telluria mixta DNA window includes the following coding sequences:
- a CDS encoding M1 family metallopeptidase, with protein sequence MHRKLLSAAVALTLAIAPFHVGAAPTRASATANADTTTQLPRGVIPTHYRIALTPDAANASFGARAVVTINVTKATSTITLNAADLKFSRVTLAPAAGGTEREATAAVDNDAQTATFTFAQPVAPGMYHLALDYTGVIGTQAVGLFSLDYPGADGKQQRALYTQFENSDARRMIPSWDEPAYKASFALDVVVPADRMAVSNMPATKTEALPDGRKRVSFATTPKMSTYLLFFALGDFERAAAKVDGTEVGVVTRRGALPQAKFALDASQAILREYNDYFGVRYPLPKLDNVGGAGRSQFFSAMENWGAIFTFEYALLLDPTIATQHDREEIFATAAHEMAHQWFGDLVTMRWWDDLWLNEGFASWMESRTTARLHPEWNTQLGTVGVRESAMRRDSVAGTHPVVQHVETVEQANQAFDEITYSKGESVIRMLEAYVGENAWRNGVRAYMQAHAYGNTVSDDLWKQIEKAAGKPVTAIAHDFTLQPGVPLIKVGEPVCRNNATTVPLTQAEFTRDRAGKAPLAWRVPVIAQIAGTTKQTAKPASTLVTGGKGTITLPGCGAVIVNAGQSGYYRTLYAPADFTRLAQGFAGLAPIDQIGLLADSSALGQAGLQPASDVLDLVNATPAGADPAVWTRIAVLLDGVHKRYLEQARGGDAARQKRFDAFAIARLAPLMAQVGWNARPGEASSVANLREELIVVLSNLGDAGVIAEARRRYAALATDANAVPGPLRKTVMGVVAQHADAAMWDQLQAAARNETTPLVRDQRYTLLAATEDRALAMRALQLALTDEPGLTISAEMISEVAMRYPDMAFDFAIANLAKINERVDASSRSRYLARLATGSSDPAMVDKLGAYAQANLAPGSRGDVEAAIAAIKDRIQVNAARLPEIDAWLGVNGR encoded by the coding sequence ATGCACCGCAAGCTGCTTTCCGCCGCCGTCGCCCTTACCCTCGCGATTGCGCCCTTTCACGTCGGCGCCGCGCCTACCCGCGCAAGCGCGACGGCGAATGCCGACACCACCACGCAACTGCCGCGCGGCGTCATCCCGACGCATTACCGGATCGCGCTGACCCCGGACGCGGCCAACGCCTCGTTCGGCGCCCGCGCCGTCGTCACGATCAACGTCACCAAGGCGACCAGCACGATCACCCTGAACGCGGCCGACCTGAAATTCTCCAGAGTGACGCTGGCCCCGGCGGCCGGCGGCACGGAACGCGAAGCGACGGCCGCCGTCGACAACGACGCGCAGACCGCCACGTTCACGTTCGCCCAGCCGGTCGCCCCCGGCATGTACCACCTCGCGCTGGACTACACGGGCGTGATCGGCACGCAGGCCGTCGGCCTGTTCTCGCTGGACTATCCCGGCGCGGACGGCAAGCAGCAGCGCGCGCTGTACACGCAGTTCGAGAACTCGGACGCGCGCCGCATGATCCCGTCCTGGGACGAGCCGGCCTACAAGGCGAGCTTCGCGCTGGACGTCGTCGTACCGGCGGACCGGATGGCCGTCAGTAACATGCCGGCGACGAAAACGGAGGCCCTGCCGGACGGCCGCAAGCGCGTGAGCTTCGCGACCACGCCGAAGATGTCGACCTACCTGCTGTTCTTCGCGCTCGGCGACTTCGAACGGGCGGCCGCGAAGGTGGACGGTACGGAAGTCGGCGTCGTCACCCGCCGCGGCGCACTGCCGCAGGCGAAGTTCGCGCTCGACGCCTCGCAAGCCATCCTGCGCGAGTACAACGATTATTTCGGCGTGCGCTACCCGCTGCCGAAGCTCGACAACGTGGGCGGCGCGGGCCGCAGCCAGTTCTTCAGCGCGATGGAAAACTGGGGCGCCATCTTCACGTTCGAATATGCGCTGCTGCTCGACCCCACGATCGCGACCCAGCACGACCGCGAAGAAATCTTCGCCACCGCCGCGCACGAGATGGCGCACCAGTGGTTCGGCGACCTCGTGACGATGCGCTGGTGGGACGACCTGTGGCTCAACGAAGGCTTCGCGTCGTGGATGGAAAGCCGCACGACCGCGCGCCTGCATCCGGAATGGAATACGCAGCTGGGCACCGTTGGCGTGCGCGAAAGCGCAATGCGACGCGATTCCGTCGCCGGCACGCACCCCGTCGTGCAGCACGTGGAGACGGTCGAACAGGCCAACCAGGCCTTCGACGAGATCACGTATTCGAAAGGCGAATCCGTCATCCGCATGCTGGAAGCCTATGTGGGCGAAAACGCCTGGCGCAACGGCGTGCGCGCGTACATGCAGGCGCACGCGTACGGCAACACGGTCTCGGACGACCTGTGGAAGCAGATCGAGAAGGCGGCCGGCAAGCCCGTCACCGCGATCGCCCACGATTTCACGCTGCAGCCCGGCGTCCCGCTGATCAAGGTGGGCGAGCCGGTGTGCCGGAACAATGCGACGACCGTGCCGCTGACGCAGGCCGAATTCACGCGCGACCGCGCCGGCAAGGCGCCCCTCGCGTGGCGCGTGCCCGTCATCGCGCAGATTGCCGGCACCACGAAGCAGACCGCGAAGCCGGCAAGCACGCTCGTCACGGGCGGCAAGGGCACGATCACGCTTCCCGGCTGCGGCGCCGTCATCGTCAACGCGGGCCAGAGCGGCTACTACCGCACGCTGTACGCACCCGCCGATTTCACCCGGCTGGCGCAGGGCTTCGCCGGCCTCGCCCCGATCGACCAGATCGGCCTGCTGGCCGACAGCAGCGCCCTCGGCCAGGCCGGCCTGCAGCCGGCGTCCGACGTGCTGGACCTCGTGAACGCCACGCCGGCCGGCGCCGATCCGGCCGTGTGGACGCGCATCGCCGTCCTGCTGGATGGCGTCCACAAGCGCTACCTGGAGCAGGCCCGCGGCGGCGACGCGGCCCGCCAGAAGCGTTTCGACGCGTTCGCGATCGCGCGCCTGGCGCCGCTGATGGCGCAGGTCGGCTGGAATGCGCGGCCGGGCGAGGCGTCGTCCGTCGCGAACCTGCGCGAAGAGTTGATCGTCGTGCTGAGCAATCTCGGCGACGCCGGCGTCATCGCCGAAGCGCGCCGGCGCTACGCCGCGCTGGCGACGGATGCCAACGCGGTGCCGGGACCGCTGCGCAAGACCGTGATGGGCGTCGTCGCCCAGCACGCGGACGCCGCCATGTGGGACCAGCTGCAAGCGGCCGCCCGCAACGAGACGACGCCGCTCGTGCGCGACCAGCGCTACACGCTGCTGGCCGCGACGGAAGACCGCGCCCTCGCCATGCGCGCGCTGCAGCTCGCGCTGACGGACGAACCGGGCCTCACGATCAGCGCCGAGATGATCTCCGAAGTGGCGATGCGCTATCCGGACATGGCGTTCGACTTCGCGATCGCGAACCTCGCGAAGATCAACGAGCGCGTGGACGCGAGCTCGCGCAGCCGCTACCTCGCGCGCCTCGCGACGGGGTCGTCGGATCCGGCGATGGTCGACAAGCTGGGCGCGTATGCGCAGGCGAACCTGGCGCCGGGCTCGCGCGGCGACGTCGAGGCGGCCATCGCGGCCATCAAGGACCGTATCCAGGTGAATGCGGCGCGGTTGCCGGAAATCGATGCGTGGCTGGGGGTGAACGGCCGCTGA
- a CDS encoding glutathione S-transferase family protein — MKLYTSTRAPNPRRVLMFMAEKGITDITTVQVDLGKGEHRSEAFAALNPMAQVPVLELPDGRTLAETRAICTWLEGVYPNPNLMGEDFEERAFIEMMDRRCELQLFLRIANCVRHTHPGLAPLEQPQFPDFGAAQGVKMRETAHWLDGVLADRDYLAGERFTIADITAFCALEFARGLMKFRPSDEGLVNLQAWRDRIAERPSAKVT, encoded by the coding sequence ATGAAACTGTACACGAGCACCCGCGCGCCGAACCCGCGCCGCGTCCTGATGTTCATGGCCGAGAAAGGCATCACGGACATCACCACCGTGCAGGTCGACCTGGGCAAGGGCGAGCACCGCAGCGAGGCGTTCGCGGCGCTGAATCCGATGGCCCAGGTGCCCGTGCTGGAACTGCCCGACGGCCGCACGCTGGCCGAGACGCGCGCTATCTGTACTTGGCTGGAGGGTGTGTATCCGAACCCGAACCTGATGGGCGAGGACTTCGAGGAACGCGCGTTCATCGAGATGATGGACCGCCGCTGCGAGCTGCAGCTGTTCCTGCGCATCGCCAACTGCGTGCGCCACACGCATCCGGGCCTCGCGCCGCTGGAACAGCCGCAGTTTCCCGACTTCGGCGCGGCGCAGGGCGTCAAGATGCGCGAGACGGCGCACTGGCTCGACGGCGTGCTGGCGGACCGCGATTACCTGGCGGGCGAGCGCTTCACGATCGCCGACATCACGGCGTTCTGCGCGCTGGAGTTCGCGCGCGGGTTGATGAAATTCCGGCCCTCGGACGAGGGCCTCGTGAATCTGCAGGCGTGGCGCGACCGGATCGCAGAGAGGCCGAGTGCTAAAGTAACGTAA
- a CDS encoding CheR family methyltransferase produces MTTASSTWTGLAAGLAVEELETELLLEALFQRFGHEFRGYDRAYLRRRLADAMRAHGAATLSGLQEKVLHHPAAASALLRTLAPQPVDLFENTGHTQRLRTVLAPALRAWPVPRVWLAECAGVGEAWGLAIVLAEEGVLGKLDIHATLANEELVADMQDAWLPVAELDAAQTRYAASGGHAALSTYFEVRDGQARLQPQLRRRITWSQYSLVTDASFNEFQAILCCGALSDFGPVLRQRVLRLFHDSLARFGVLCLDRPLAVSDAYAGTYQAIEGDRPWYKRVG; encoded by the coding sequence ATGACCACGGCATCAAGTACCTGGACCGGCCTCGCGGCCGGGCTGGCCGTCGAGGAACTGGAGACGGAGCTGCTGCTGGAGGCGCTGTTCCAGCGCTTCGGCCACGAGTTCCGTGGCTACGACCGGGCCTACCTGCGCCGGCGGCTGGCCGACGCCATGCGCGCGCATGGTGCCGCCACGCTGTCCGGCCTGCAGGAAAAGGTCTTGCACCACCCGGCCGCGGCGTCCGCACTGCTGCGTACGCTGGCGCCGCAACCCGTCGACCTGTTCGAGAACACGGGCCACACGCAACGCCTGCGTACGGTGCTGGCGCCGGCGCTGCGCGCGTGGCCCGTGCCGCGCGTGTGGCTGGCGGAATGCGCCGGGGTCGGCGAAGCGTGGGGCCTGGCCATCGTGCTGGCGGAAGAAGGCGTGCTGGGCAAGCTGGACATCCACGCGACGCTCGCCAACGAGGAACTGGTGGCCGACATGCAGGACGCCTGGCTGCCCGTGGCCGAGCTGGACGCGGCGCAGACCCGCTACGCGGCCAGCGGCGGCCATGCCGCGCTGTCGACGTATTTCGAAGTGCGCGACGGCCAGGCGCGCCTGCAGCCGCAGCTGCGCCGGCGCATCACGTGGTCGCAGTACAGCCTCGTGACGGATGCGTCGTTCAACGAATTCCAGGCGATCCTGTGCTGCGGCGCGCTGTCCGACTTCGGGCCCGTGCTGCGCCAGAGGGTGCTGCGGCTGTTCCACGACAGCCTCGCGCGCTTCGGCGTGCTGTGCCTGGACCGGCCGCTGGCGGTGTCGGATGCGTATGCGGGCACGTACCAGGCGATCGAGGGGGATCGGCCGTGGTACAAGAGGGTCGGTTAG
- a CDS encoding response regulator yields the protein MNNMTDMAEQLDVKLLLSTLMALKKGDFSVRMPSDWTGVSGKIADTLNDIIETKEKMVEAVTEVSRVVGREGHLTQRASVPGVVGGWSTIISSVNTLIDDLVRPTTEMARVIGAVAKGDLSQTMALEVDGHPLKGQYLRAATTANTMVEQLSSFSSEVTRVAREVGTEGKLGGQAYVPGVAGTWKDLTDSVNSMAGNLTSQVRNIAEVTTAVANGDLSKKITVDVRGEILQLKDTINVMVDQLRSFASEVTRVAREVGTEGKLGGQAYVPGVAGTWKDLTDNVNFMASNLTGQVRNIAAVTTAVANGDLGKKITVDVKGEILELKNTINVMVDQLSSFASEVTRVAREVGTEGKLGGQAMVKGVAGTWKDLTDSVNSMAGNLTGQVRNIADVTTAVANGDLSKKITVDVKGEILELKNTINVMVDQLNSFASEVTRVAREVGTEGKLGGQANVPGVAGTWKDLTDGVNSMAGNLTAQVRNIADVTTAVANGDLSKKITVDVKGEILELKNTINVMVDQLSSFASEVTRVAREVGTEGKLGGQAYVPGVGGTWKDLTDNVNFMASNLTGQVRNIAAVTTAVARGDLSKKITVDVKGEILELKDTINVMVDQLSSFASEVTRVAREVGTEGKLGGQANVSGVAGTWKDLTENVNQLAANLTNQMRAIGEVATAVTRGDLSRSIQVEARGEVSYLKDNINEMIRNLKETTQKNAQQDWLKTNLARFTRLLQGQRDLQAVTKLILSELAPLVSAHHGVFYMMDSQEADARLRMIASYGYRSSRKLPTSFLPGEGLVGQCALEKTRIWLTDVPRDYIVVSSGLGSAPPTNIVVLPILFEQQVKAVIEIASLDRFTETHLSFLDQLMESIGVVLNTIEANSRTESLLTQSQSLAQELQQTNQELAEKARLLSEQNIEVERKNREVEQAKLALEEKATQLALSSKYKSEFLANMSHELRTPLNSLLILAQQLSDNPEGNLSSKQVEFAKTIHGSGSDLLTLINDILDLSKIESGTVTLDVSEYRFSNLRNYVDRTFRHMAEAKHLGFAVELAENLPTAVMTDTTRLQQVLKNLLSNAFKFTSHGNVSLTISLVTSGWTADHPHLLHADAVLAFSVRDTGVGIPADKLQLIFEAFQQADGSTARKYGGTGLGLSISRELARLLGGEIRVESTVNIGSTFTLYLPYNRAGFINYEQTRQPQPARLAPPQPQPSALPAPTMLLEAEPEAVTSVTLPDPSGSLVEYAAMLDDRGLIVPGDPSVLIVEDDERFAKTLLEFAREKNFKGIVTHRGDSALSLARDYLPSAILLDIDLPDIDGFTVLDRLKRDPSTRHIPVHVMSSLRERERALRQGAISYINKPVSREMLQEEFKRIQKFLMGGKRSLLVVEDDMAQRESIVGLIGDSDVRIVTAEDGKTALEALAQQHFDCMVLDLTLPDISGFDLLDQIGKQQALRDLPIVIYTAQELSRKEVTKLKRYAKTIVVKDARSPERLLDETALFLHRSQASLPETQRRMLEEIHAADGGLAGRKVLIVDDDLRNIFALSSLLERQQMQVLFAENGRDGIEVLEKDPTIEIVLMDIMMPEMDGYDTMRAIRRIPKFKSLPIITLTAKAMKGDRDKCIAAGASDYITKPVDVAQLLSMMRVWLH from the coding sequence ATGAATAACATGACCGACATGGCCGAACAGCTCGACGTCAAGCTGTTGCTGTCCACGCTGATGGCGCTGAAAAAAGGCGACTTCTCGGTACGCATGCCGTCCGACTGGACCGGCGTGTCCGGCAAGATCGCCGATACCCTGAACGACATCATCGAGACCAAGGAAAAGATGGTCGAGGCGGTCACGGAAGTGTCGCGCGTCGTGGGCCGCGAAGGCCACCTGACGCAGCGCGCCTCCGTGCCCGGTGTCGTGGGCGGCTGGTCGACCATCATCAGCTCGGTCAATACGCTGATCGACGACCTCGTGCGCCCGACGACGGAAATGGCGCGCGTCATCGGCGCCGTCGCGAAGGGCGACCTGTCGCAGACGATGGCGCTGGAAGTCGACGGCCACCCGCTGAAGGGCCAATACCTGCGCGCGGCGACCACCGCGAACACGATGGTGGAACAGCTGTCGTCGTTCTCGTCCGAGGTGACGCGCGTGGCGCGGGAAGTCGGTACGGAAGGTAAGCTGGGCGGCCAGGCATATGTCCCGGGCGTCGCGGGCACGTGGAAGGACTTGACGGACTCCGTGAACTCGATGGCGGGTAACCTCACGTCGCAGGTGCGTAACATCGCGGAGGTGACCACCGCCGTGGCGAACGGCGACTTGTCGAAGAAGATCACGGTGGACGTGCGCGGCGAGATCCTGCAGCTGAAGGACACCATCAACGTGATGGTGGACCAGCTCCGCTCCTTCGCGTCCGAGGTGACCCGTGTGGCGAGGGAGGTCGGTACGGAAGGCAAGCTCGGCGGCCAGGCCTACGTGCCCGGCGTCGCGGGCACGTGGAAGGACTTGACCGACAACGTGAACTTCATGGCGTCCAACCTCACGGGCCAGGTGCGTAACATCGCGGCGGTGACGACCGCGGTGGCGAACGGCGACCTCGGTAAAAAGATTACCGTGGACGTGAAGGGCGAGATCCTCGAGCTTAAAAACACCATCAACGTGATGGTGGACCAGCTGTCCTCGTTCGCATCGGAGGTGACCCGCGTCGCAAGGGAGGTCGGTACGGAAGGTAAACTCGGCGGCCAGGCAATGGTGAAAGGCGTCGCGGGCACGTGGAAGGACTTGACCGACTCCGTGAACTCGATGGCGGGTAACCTCACGGGCCAGGTGCGTAACATCGCGGACGTGACGACCGCCGTGGCGAACGGCGACTTGTCGAAGAAGATCACGGTGGACGTGAAGGGCGAGATCCTCGAACTGAAGAACACCATCAACGTGATGGTGGACCAGCTGAACTCCTTCGCGTCCGAGGTGACGCGCGTGGCCCGCGAAGTGGGTACCGAGGGCAAGCTGGGCGGCCAGGCGAACGTGCCGGGCGTCGCGGGTACGTGGAAAGACCTGACGGACGGCGTGAACTCGATGGCGGGTAACCTGACGGCGCAGGTGCGTAACATCGCGGACGTGACGACCGCCGTGGCGAACGGCGACCTGTCCAAGAAGATCACGGTGGACGTGAAGGGCGAGATTCTGGAACTGAAGAACACCATCAACGTGATGGTGGACCAGCTGTCCTCGTTCGCATCGGAGGTGACCCGCGTGGCGCGTGAGGTGGGTACGGAAGGTAAGCTGGGCGGCCAGGCGTACGTGCCGGGCGTCGGCGGTACCTGGAAAGACCTCACCGACAACGTGAACTTCATGGCATCGAACCTGACGGGCCAGGTGCGTAACATCGCGGCGGTGACCACCGCCGTGGCGCGCGGCGACCTGTCGAAGAAGATCACCGTGGACGTGAAGGGCGAGATTCTCGAACTGAAGGACACCATCAACGTGATGGTGGACCAGTTGTCCTCGTTCGCATCGGAAGTGACCCGCGTGGCGCGCGAGGTGGGTACGGAAGGCAAGCTGGGCGGCCAGGCGAACGTGTCGGGTGTCGCGGGTACGTGGAAGGACTTGACGGAGAACGTCAACCAGCTTGCGGCAAACCTGACGAACCAGATGCGCGCGATCGGTGAAGTGGCGACGGCGGTGACGCGTGGCGACCTCTCGCGTTCCATCCAGGTGGAAGCGCGCGGCGAGGTGTCCTACCTGAAGGACAACATCAACGAGATGATCCGCAACCTGAAGGAGACGACGCAGAAGAACGCGCAGCAGGACTGGCTGAAGACCAACCTGGCGCGCTTCACCCGCCTGCTGCAGGGCCAGCGCGACCTGCAGGCGGTGACGAAGCTGATCCTGTCCGAGCTGGCACCGCTGGTCTCGGCGCACCACGGCGTGTTCTACATGATGGATTCGCAGGAAGCCGACGCGCGCCTGCGCATGATCGCGTCGTACGGCTACCGGTCGAGCAGAAAACTGCCGACGTCGTTCCTGCCGGGCGAAGGCCTCGTCGGCCAGTGCGCGCTGGAGAAGACCCGCATCTGGCTGACGGACGTCCCGCGCGACTACATCGTCGTGTCGTCCGGCCTCGGTTCCGCGCCGCCGACCAACATCGTCGTGCTGCCGATCCTGTTCGAACAGCAGGTCAAGGCCGTCATCGAGATCGCGTCGCTGGACCGCTTCACCGAAACCCACCTCTCCTTCCTCGACCAGCTGATGGAATCCATCGGCGTCGTGCTGAACACGATCGAGGCGAACAGCCGCACGGAATCGCTGCTGACCCAGTCGCAGTCGCTGGCGCAGGAACTGCAGCAAACGAACCAGGAACTGGCGGAAAAGGCGCGCCTGCTGTCCGAGCAGAACATCGAGGTGGAGCGCAAGAACCGCGAGGTGGAACAGGCGAAGCTGGCGCTGGAAGAAAAGGCGACCCAGCTGGCGCTGTCCTCGAAGTACAAGTCGGAGTTCCTGGCCAATATGTCGCACGAGCTGCGTACGCCTTTGAACTCGCTGCTGATCCTCGCGCAGCAGCTGTCCGACAACCCGGAAGGCAACCTGTCGTCCAAGCAGGTGGAATTCGCGAAGACGATCCACGGCTCCGGCTCCGATCTGCTGACGCTCATTAACGACATTCTCGACCTGTCGAAGATCGAGTCGGGTACGGTCACGCTGGACGTGTCGGAATACCGCTTCTCGAACCTGCGCAACTACGTGGACCGCACGTTCCGCCACATGGCCGAGGCGAAGCACCTGGGCTTCGCGGTGGAGCTGGCGGAGAACCTGCCGACCGCCGTCATGACCGACACGACGCGCCTGCAGCAGGTCCTCAAGAACCTGCTGTCGAACGCGTTCAAGTTCACCAGCCACGGCAACGTGTCGCTGACGATCAGCCTCGTGACGAGCGGCTGGACGGCCGACCACCCGCACCTGCTGCATGCGGACGCCGTGCTGGCGTTCTCCGTGCGCGATACCGGCGTGGGCATCCCGGCCGACAAGCTGCAGCTGATCTTCGAAGCGTTCCAGCAGGCCGACGGTTCCACCGCCCGCAAGTACGGCGGCACGGGCCTGGGCCTGTCGATCTCGCGCGAACTGGCGCGCCTGCTGGGCGGCGAAATCCGCGTGGAGTCCACCGTCAACATCGGTTCCACGTTCACCCTGTACCTGCCGTACAACCGCGCGGGCTTCATCAACTACGAACAGACCCGCCAGCCGCAACCGGCACGCCTCGCCCCGCCGCAGCCGCAACCGTCGGCCCTGCCGGCACCGACGATGCTGCTGGAAGCGGAGCCGGAAGCGGTCACCAGCGTCACCCTGCCCGACCCGTCCGGCAGTCTGGTCGAATACGCGGCCATGCTGGACGACCGCGGCCTGATCGTGCCGGGCGACCCGTCCGTGCTGATCGTCGAGGACGACGAGCGCTTCGCCAAGACCCTGCTCGAATTCGCCCGCGAAAAGAACTTCAAGGGCATCGTCACGCATCGCGGCGATTCCGCGCTGTCGCTGGCGCGCGATTACCTGCCGTCCGCGATCCTGCTCGACATCGACCTGCCCGATATCGACGGCTTCACGGTGCTCGACCGCCTGAAACGCGACCCGAGCACGCGCCATATCCCGGTGCACGTGATGTCGTCGCTGCGCGAGCGCGAACGCGCGCTGCGCCAGGGCGCCATCTCGTACATCAACAAGCCCGTGAGCCGCGAGATGCTGCAGGAGGAATTCAAGCGCATCCAGAAATTCCTGATGGGCGGTAAACGCAGCCTGCTCGTCGTGGAAGACGACATGGCCCAGCGCGAATCGATCGTGGGCCTGATCGGCGATTCCGACGTGCGCATCGTGACGGCGGAAGACGGCAAGACGGCGCTGGAGGCGCTGGCGCAGCAGCACTTCGACTGCATGGTGCTGGACCTGACCCTGCCCGACATCTCCGGCTTCGACCTGCTCGACCAGATCGGCAAGCAGCAGGCCCTGCGCGACCTGCCGATCGTGATCTACACGGCGCAGGAACTGTCGCGCAAGGAGGTCACGAAGTTGAAGCGCTACGCCAAGACCATCGTCGTCAAGGATGCGCGCTCGCCGGAACGCCTGCTGGACGAGACGGCCCTGTTCCTGCACCGCTCGCAGGCCAGCCTGCCGGAAACGCAGCGCCGCATGCTGGAAGAGATCCACGCGGCGGACGGCGGCCTCGCGGGACGCAAGGTGCTGATCGTCGACGATGACCTGCGCAACATCTTCGCGCTGTCGTCGCTGCTGGAGCGCCAGCAGATGCAGGTGCTGTTCGCCGAGAACGGCCGCGACGGCATCGAGGTGCTGGAAAAGGATCCGACCATCGAGATCGTCCTCATGGACATCATGATGCCGGAGATGGACGGCTACGACACGATGCGCGCCATCCGCCGCATCCCGAAATTCAAGTCGCTGCCGATCATCACGCTGACCGCGAAGGCGATGAAGGGTGACCGCGACAAGTGCATCGCCGCGGGCGCGTCCGACTACATCACCAAGCCGGTCGACGTGGCCCAGCTGTTGTCGATGATGCGGGTGTGGTTGCACTGA
- a CDS encoding helix-turn-helix transcriptional regulator produces MKTVDLDELLHTDTASGWGEALFALGRHYGFEKVLFGMSGSRHARLENAFIQSNYPTKWRERYDAERFAYVDPVVSHCLATTLPLIWQPEIFRSPAQRALYEEACTYGIRAGVTFPIHGPNGEFGLLSFAVDTAADGAFLRDVSSMLPDLALVRDYAYASGVRFCPPPSQEAAPRLTPRELEVLNWVMVGKSSWEISKITGCSEATVNFHMGNIRQKFNVNTRQQAVVRAISLGLITPEDHHR; encoded by the coding sequence ATGAAGACCGTCGATTTGGACGAGTTGTTACATACCGACACCGCGTCCGGTTGGGGCGAAGCGCTGTTCGCCCTTGGTCGCCACTATGGGTTCGAAAAGGTGTTGTTCGGCATGTCGGGCTCGCGCCATGCGCGGCTCGAGAACGCATTTATACAGAGCAATTACCCGACAAAATGGCGTGAACGCTATGACGCCGAGCGCTTCGCTTATGTCGATCCCGTCGTCAGCCACTGCCTCGCCACCACCTTGCCGCTGATCTGGCAGCCGGAGATCTTTCGCAGCCCGGCCCAGCGCGCCTTGTACGAAGAGGCGTGCACGTACGGCATCCGCGCCGGCGTGACGTTTCCGATCCATGGTCCGAACGGGGAGTTTGGGCTGCTGAGTTTTGCCGTCGACACGGCGGCGGATGGGGCATTCCTGCGCGACGTGTCGAGCATGCTGCCCGATCTGGCGCTGGTGCGGGATTATGCGTATGCGTCGGGCGTGCGTTTCTGCCCGCCGCCGTCGCAGGAGGCGGCGCCGCGCCTGACCCCGCGCGAGCTGGAAGTGCTCAACTGGGTCATGGTGGGCAAGTCGTCGTGGGAAATTTCAAAAATCACCGGCTGTTCCGAGGCGACGGTGAACTTCCATATGGGCAATATTCGCCAGAAGTTCAACGTCAACACCCGGCAACAGGCGGTCGTGAGGGCAATCTCGCTGGGATTGATTACCCCAGAAGATCACCATCGTTGA
- a CDS encoding helix-turn-helix transcriptional regulator produces MANDFVTEASLREPSTGTLMMKTPASLAPSISDLKKYRISKRESQEKFWGRFGVTQSSGSRFETGLAIPAPVALLLKLYVNGKLNDGDLLG; encoded by the coding sequence ATGGCTAATGATTTCGTTACCGAAGCAAGCCTGCGGGAACCGTCGACAGGCACCCTGATGATGAAAACGCCCGCATCCCTGGCGCCCTCCATCAGCGATCTCAAGAAATACCGGATCAGCAAACGCGAGAGCCAGGAGAAATTCTGGGGCCGGTTTGGCGTCACGCAATCCAGCGGCAGCCGCTTCGAAACGGGTCTGGCCATTCCGGCCCCGGTCGCCCTGCTGTTGAAACTTTATGTCAACGGCAAGCTCAACGATGGTGATCTTCTGGGGTAA